The following coding sequences lie in one Apium graveolens cultivar Ventura chromosome 3, ASM990537v1, whole genome shotgun sequence genomic window:
- the LOC141711887 gene encoding protein SMAX1-LIKE 3, which produces MRAGGFTVQQALTTEAASVIKQAVTLARRRGHAQVTPLHVASTMLSSPTGLLRTACLQSQSHSHPLQCKALELCFNVALNRLPASSSSPMLTSPPHSHHPSISNALVAAFKRAQAHQRRGSIENQQQPLLAVKIELEQLIISILDDPSVSRVMREAGFSSTLVKTNVEQTVSLELCSQNQEATNKSSNDNNNLLVLSQESEGAKAGKERGNHHDQVRDEDVMSVIESLMNKRRKSLVIVGENVTNVEGVVREVKDKVDKGDVPEALRQVKFISLPLFSFENLSRGKVEQKLEDLRSMKSFVDKGLVLYLGDLKWITEYRESYFGGQGRNYYCPVEHMIIELGRLAHGIGESGKFWFIGIASFQTYMKCKTGYPSLESVWRLHPLTVPAAALALSLIPDSDAQKDCESKKSENGSKWLLSQGGEEKQLTCCADCTAQFEIEARNSRNTTTCHGESTSSSLPSWLRDESKRLNSHDQDSALSVKELCKKWNIFCSTYHKQLQPFNEKILTYNSSAISPSSSTSCFSYDRQNPNLHNTSQKNWPVYEPKQSQFLDHQCLRLYIPENGRFSTPNSTPNSASSSDIMEMEYVTRFKEFNTENLNTICNALEKKVPWQKDIIHEIAGTILQCRSGMLRRKEKSCIDQTKEETWFFFQGVDAHAKEKVARELARVVFGSSHTNFVTIAISSFSSTRADSTEDLRNKRSRDEQSCSYIERFAEAVSVNPHRVFFVEDIEQADYCSKMGMKRAIESGRIRNSSGEEVSLGDSIVILSCESFSSRSRACSPPIKQKTNEVEEEIKVVESEDQTTSPCMSLDLNMSFADDVDDEGAADMSIDDIGLLESVDRLIVFKIQEL; this is translated from the exons ATGAGGGCTGGTGGGTTCACAGTGCAACAAGCACTAACAACCGAGGCCGCAAGTGTGATAAAGCAAGCAGTAACGCTTGCTAGAAGGCGCGGCCATGCTCAAGTCACGCCTCTTCATGTCGCAAGCACCATGCTATCCTCTCCCACTGGCTTACTCCGAACAGCCTGTCTTCAATCTCAATCTCACTCTCATCCTCTTCAGTGCAAAGCCCTTGAGCTTTGTTTCAACGTCGCTCTTAACCGTCTTCCTGCTTCTTCTTCAAGCCCCATGTTAACTAGTCCTCCTCATTCACACCACCCTTCCATATCCAATGCTCTCGTTGCAGCCTTCAAGCGTGCCCAAGCCCATCAAAGGCGCGGCTCTATTGAAAACCAGCAACAACCCCTCTTAGCTGTCAAAATCGAGCTTGAACAGCTCATTATATCTATATTAGATGATCCTAGTGTAAGCAGAGTCATGCGTGAAGCTGGATTTTCAAGTACTCTAGTCAAAACCAATGTAGAACAGACTGTCTCTTTAGAATTGTGCTCTCAAAACCAGGAAGCTACTAACAAGTCGTCTAACGATAATAATAACCTTTTAGTCCTTTCTCAGGAGTCTGAAGGGGCAAAAGCTGGCAAAGAGCGAGGAAATCATCATGATCAAGTTAGGGATGAAGATGTGATGAGTGTGATAGAGAGCTTGATGAACAAAAGAAGAAAATCTCTGGTGATCGTTGGAGAAAATGTAACGAATGTAGAAGGTGTCGTGAGAGAGGTGAAAGACAAGGTCGACAAAGGAGATGTTCCTGAGGCTTTAAGACAAGTAAAGTTTATAAGTCTCCCTCTATTCTCTTTCGAAAACCTGTCTAGAGGAAAGGTTGAGCAGAAGCTTGAAGACTTGAGAAGTATGAAGAGCTTTGTCGACAAAGGCCTAGTTTTGTACCTAGGAGATCTCAAGTGGATTACTGAGTATCGAGAAAGTTATTTCGGGGGTCAAGGAAGAAACTACTATTGTCCGGTGGAGCATATGATTATTGAGCTAGGGAGATTGGCTCATGGAATCGGAGAAAGTGGAAAATTTTGGTTTATCGGAATTGCATCATTTCAAACTTACATGAAATGTAAGACTGGTTACCCTTCATTAGAAAGTGTTTGGAGGCTGCATCCTCTTACTGTTCCGGCTGCCGCGTTGGCTTTAAGCCTTATTCCGGACAG TGATGCACAGAAAGACTGTGAAAGCAAGAAATCTGAAAATGGATCAAAATGGCTTCTTTCTCAAGGTGGAGAGGAAAAGCAGCTTACTTGCTGTGCAGATTGTACAGCACAATTTGAAATTGAAGCCCGCAACTCGAGAAATACTACAACATGTCATGGAGAGTCTACATCCTCTAGCCTCCCGTCATGGCTCAGGGATGAAAGTAAAAGACTTAATAGTCATGATCAG GACTCTGCCTTATCAGTTAAAGAGTTGTGCAAAAAATGGAACATATTTTGCAGCACATACCACAAACAGCTTCAGCCATTTAATGAGAAAATCCTAACATATAATTCCTCTGCAATATCACCTTCCTCTTCGACATCTTGCTTTTCCTATGACCGACAAAACCCTAATTTACACAACACTTCTCAAAAGAATTGGCCAGTGTATGAACCCAAACAGTCTCAGTTTCTGGACCATCAATGTTTGAGACTGTACATTCCTGAGAATGGCAGGTTTTCTACCCCTAATTCAACTCCAAATTCTGCTTCTTCAAGTGACATTATGGAAATGGAATACGTGACAAGGTTCAAAGAGTTCAATACCGAGAATCTTAACACCATATGCAATGCATTGGAGAAAAAGGTGCCATGGCAAAAAGACATTATTCACGAAATAGCTGGCACAATATTACAATGCAGGTCCGGAATGTTGAGAAGGAAAGAGAAGAGTTGTATTGATCAGACAAAAGAAGAGACTTGGTTTTTTTTCCAGGGCGTAGATGCACATGCTAAAGAGAAGGTTGCTAGAGAGTTGGCTAGGGTTGTTTTTGGTTCCTCGCATACTAACTTTGTAACCATTGCGATAAGTAGCTTCTCGTCTACTAGAGCTGATTCAACTGAAGACTTGAGGAACAAGAGATCAAGAGATGAACAAAGTTGCTCTTACATTGAGAGATTTGCAGAAGCAGTATCTGTCAATCCTCATAGAGTATTCTTCGTTGAAGATATTGAGCAAGCTGATTATTGCTCAAAGATGGGAATGAAGAGGGCAATTGAGAGTGGACGGATAAGAAATTCAAGCGGGGAAGAAGTTAGCCTTGGAGATTCTATTGTGATTTTGAGCTGTGAAAGCTTCAGTTCTAGGTCAAGGGCATGCTCTCCTCCGATCAAGCAAAAAACAAATGAAGTAGAAGAAGAGATTAAAGTTGTTGAATCCGAGGATCAGACAACGAGTCCTTGTATGTCTTTGGATTTAAACATGTCATTTGCTGATGACGTTGATGATGAGGGTGCTGCAGACATGTCGATTGATGATATAGGACTTCTTGAATCTGTAGACAGGCTTATTGTCTTCAAAATCCAGGAGTTGTAA